From a region of the Streptacidiphilus albus JL83 genome:
- a CDS encoding prenyltransferase/squalene oxidase repeat-containing protein, with protein MTTSEIGMAGPGLARGLEPTAGGLAAAREQVCASLSAAVGADGAVRRPCASRALESALMLVLLRRRGGHVRQEQELAEYLATPQAQAGGFDAALVQAVLHGRRIGVDVVGGELLAGFDHFSLARKRLLFDVYLAVAGAVPFEASMLRPHRTADRGADNTVTWIEMIMLSVRILVAHGLGEGAQVDDGERARLLELLGSSRAPVWENYTAAHLLALLAVQEFAPGHRLVETGVAAVLACRDPDGGVPSMSNLDVFSTGPAGLALARAGADRGLLHRMCDYLIGRQMPDGGWAFGEDMRHSDVDASSYAAACLAAVDPVRHREALVRAGGYFRGVAGLDGGFPTYMKGDPSEVGMTGGAVSALAWNATGHGDLLDGAARWLLDAQHQDGTFERSWSLSEANTIWRAMWALHSIPEPTRTTLKARIADASAASHRFLAQAQNTDGGWGYRPGDASDTSSTCYSLLALAAMDRCPQEDPVVRAGIAHLLSRQEPDGTFTALPDQVAPRPLLFDAPVFTDIWVLLALAGFDSDETR; from the coding sequence GTGACGACAAGCGAGATCGGGATGGCGGGCCCGGGCCTGGCCCGCGGGCTGGAGCCGACGGCCGGTGGGCTCGCGGCCGCGCGGGAGCAGGTGTGCGCGAGCCTGAGCGCGGCCGTCGGTGCCGACGGCGCGGTGCGCAGGCCCTGTGCCAGCCGGGCGCTGGAGTCGGCGCTGATGCTCGTGCTGCTGCGCCGGCGCGGCGGCCATGTCCGGCAGGAACAGGAGCTGGCGGAGTACCTGGCCACGCCGCAGGCGCAGGCCGGCGGGTTCGATGCGGCGCTGGTGCAGGCGGTCCTGCACGGCCGCAGGATCGGCGTCGATGTGGTGGGCGGTGAGCTGCTGGCCGGGTTCGACCACTTCTCGCTGGCGCGCAAGCGGCTGCTGTTCGACGTGTACCTCGCCGTGGCGGGGGCGGTTCCGTTCGAGGCGTCGATGTTGCGCCCGCACCGCACGGCGGACCGTGGAGCAGACAACACGGTCACCTGGATCGAGATGATCATGCTGAGTGTGCGGATCCTGGTCGCGCACGGCCTCGGCGAAGGTGCCCAGGTCGATGACGGGGAGCGGGCGCGGCTGCTGGAGCTGCTGGGCTCCAGCCGGGCGCCGGTATGGGAGAACTACACTGCTGCGCACCTGCTGGCGCTGCTGGCGGTCCAGGAGTTCGCCCCCGGCCACCGGCTGGTCGAGACCGGCGTGGCCGCGGTGCTGGCGTGCCGCGACCCGGACGGCGGCGTGCCGAGCATGTCGAACCTGGACGTCTTCAGCACCGGGCCTGCCGGTCTGGCCCTGGCCCGGGCGGGCGCGGACCGCGGGCTGCTGCACCGCATGTGCGACTACCTGATCGGCCGGCAGATGCCGGACGGCGGCTGGGCGTTCGGTGAGGACATGCGGCACAGCGACGTGGACGCCAGCTCGTATGCCGCCGCGTGCCTGGCCGCCGTCGACCCAGTGCGTCACCGGGAGGCCCTGGTGCGCGCCGGCGGGTACTTCCGAGGCGTCGCCGGCCTGGACGGCGGGTTCCCGACCTACATGAAGGGCGATCCCTCCGAGGTCGGCATGACCGGCGGCGCGGTCAGCGCGCTGGCCTGGAACGCCACCGGCCACGGCGACCTGCTCGACGGTGCGGCGCGCTGGCTGCTGGACGCCCAGCACCAGGACGGCACGTTCGAGCGCAGCTGGAGCCTGAGCGAGGCGAACACGATCTGGCGGGCGATGTGGGCGCTGCACTCCATACCCGAGCCGACCCGCACCACTCTCAAGGCCCGCATCGCCGATGCGAGCGCCGCCTCCCACCGGTTCCTCGCCCAGGCGCAGAACACGGACGGCGGCTGGGGCTACCGGCCCGGCGATGCCAGCGACACCAGCAGCACCTGCTACTCGCTGCTCGCCCTCGCCGCCATGGACCGGTGCCCGCAGGAGGACCCCGTGGTGCGGGCGGGCATCGCCCACCTGCTGTCCCGGCAGGAACCCGACGGCACCTTCACCGCACTGCCCGACCAGGTCGCACCCCGCCCCCTGCTGTTCGACGCGCCGGTCTTCACCGACATCTGGGTCCTGCTCGCCCTGGCCGGCTTCGACAGCGACGAGACGCGGTGA
- a CDS encoding HAD family hydrolase, producing the protein MATTTPASHHAYAAYAFDFDGTLADTADINNGAVQASLAAHGITVTLAWLTAEPAFTAGQLRRRLAIPPAALPEDTFVQVARAYWFTNTDRIKPIPAAATAARTAAEHAALAVVSANYSDIVRHGLTVVGLDDLPWTVIGRDDVTRTKPAPDAYLRAARLLGAEPGRCLAHEDTDEGVTAATAAGMHVLDVRHHPWRSA; encoded by the coding sequence GTGGCGACGACGACACCCGCGAGCCACCACGCTTACGCCGCTTACGCGTTCGACTTCGACGGCACCCTCGCCGACACCGCCGACATCAACAACGGCGCGGTGCAGGCATCACTCGCCGCCCACGGCATCACCGTCACCCTCGCCTGGCTGACCGCCGAACCCGCCTTCACCGCCGGCCAACTGCGCCGGCGCCTCGCCATCCCACCAGCCGCTCTGCCCGAGGACACCTTCGTCCAAGTGGCCCGTGCCTACTGGTTCACGAACACCGACCGGATCAAACCCATCCCCGCAGCCGCCACCGCCGCCCGCACCGCCGCCGAACACGCCGCCCTCGCCGTCGTCTCCGCCAACTACAGCGACATCGTCCGACACGGTCTGACCGTCGTCGGGCTCGACGACCTCCCCTGGACCGTCATCGGCCGCGACGACGTCACCCGGACCAAACCCGCCCCGGACGCCTACCTGCGCGCCGCCCGCCTGCTGGGCGCCGAACCCGGCCGCTGCCTCGCCCACGAGGACACCGACGAGGGCGTCACCGCCGCCACGGCCGCCGGCATGCACGTCCTCGACGTCAGGCACCACCCCTGGCGGAGCGCCTGA
- a CDS encoding RCC1 domain-containing protein, translating into MPTPPRPGRRRLRALSGVLLALTALCSSAAIGHPATATAHTARHREAATNWSTLAWGDNTYGQATIPDAVQQGASAIAAGDFHSLALKDGAVTAWGSNLYQQTDIPAQLSSGVTAIAGGYLHSLAVKDGAVIAWGSDRYGSTDVPATAMSGVTAVAAGQFFSLALKDEGLTAWGDNRYQQTDVPEEARAHITAVAAGAYHALALTDTGKVIAWGDNRNRQTDVPAAVKSGTATAIAAGKDFSVAVVGGRVYAWGSKVANQTVPALAQSKVTQVAAGYGSITALLDTGRAIEWKINTNALTTVPTQANTKIQAISAGAYHSLALRGDPQPTQ; encoded by the coding sequence ATGCCGACGCCCCCTCGCCCCGGTCGCCGACGCCTGCGGGCGCTGTCCGGCGTGCTGCTCGCCCTGACCGCACTCTGCTCGTCCGCAGCCATCGGCCACCCCGCCACCGCCACGGCCCACACCGCCCGCCACCGGGAGGCCGCCACCAATTGGTCCACCCTGGCCTGGGGCGACAACACCTACGGCCAGGCGACCATCCCCGACGCCGTCCAGCAGGGCGCGAGCGCCATTGCCGCCGGGGACTTCCACTCCCTCGCCCTCAAGGACGGCGCCGTCACCGCCTGGGGCAGCAACCTCTACCAGCAGACCGACATCCCAGCCCAGCTCTCCTCCGGCGTCACCGCCATCGCCGGCGGCTACCTGCACTCCCTCGCGGTCAAGGACGGCGCAGTGATCGCCTGGGGCAGCGACCGCTACGGCTCCACCGACGTGCCCGCGACAGCCATGTCCGGCGTCACCGCCGTGGCCGCCGGACAGTTCTTCTCCCTCGCCCTCAAGGACGAAGGCCTAACAGCCTGGGGCGACAACCGTTACCAGCAGACGGACGTCCCCGAAGAAGCCCGCGCCCACATCACCGCCGTCGCCGCAGGCGCCTACCACGCGCTGGCGCTCACCGACACCGGCAAGGTCATCGCCTGGGGCGACAACCGCAACAGGCAGACCGACGTCCCGGCAGCGGTCAAGTCCGGCACCGCCACCGCCATCGCGGCAGGCAAGGACTTCTCCGTAGCCGTCGTCGGCGGCCGGGTCTACGCCTGGGGCAGCAAGGTGGCCAACCAGACCGTCCCCGCACTCGCCCAGTCCAAGGTCACCCAGGTAGCCGCCGGATACGGCTCCATCACCGCCCTGCTCGACACGGGCCGCGCCATCGAATGGAAGATCAACACCAACGCCCTCACCACCGTCCCCACCCAGGCCAACACCAAGATCCAGGCCATCTCGGCAGGCGCCTACCACTCCCTCGCCCTCCGCGGCGACCCACAACCCACGCAGTGA
- a CDS encoding GntR family transcriptional regulator, translating to MATMSEQSTDWRPVHERIAADLRNGILSGALPPGSLLSETELQGRFAVAGAVAAQAP from the coding sequence ATGGCGACGATGAGCGAGCAGAGCACCGATTGGCGTCCCGTGCACGAGCGCATCGCGGCGGACCTGCGGAACGGGATTCTCTCAGGCGCCCTCCCGCCGGGCTCCCTCCTGTCGGAGACTGAACTGCAAGGGCGGTTCGCGGTCGCCGGTGCGGTCGCGGCGCAGGCGCCGTAG
- a CDS encoding lipase family protein, giving the protein MIRSEPAVFYLDPLKVVRVDVSVERIMYRSTDRLGNPIAVTGTVLVPRAAYHGPRPIVAFAPGTQGLADQCAPSRQMAAGTEYEALPVKRLLDQGWAVVVTDYQGLGTPGVHTYMNRVVQGHAVLDSLRAAQHLPGTGLPEDGPVALYGYSQGGGATASAAELAPTYAPELKIRGAVVGAPPADMDKVAGSLDGSAYSAFFNYALSGLAAGYGINTDPYLNAYGRRVTADLRDNLCTTQAIAKYPFLQSRFLTADGRPLTELLKHAPWAAIVAQQQLGKIKPTAPVLLSASVLDDVIPYQVSKDLNTRWCRLGARVKFTHNYIPGHIAASAGNSSEGVPWLVDRFADKPAPTTC; this is encoded by the coding sequence GTGATCCGTTCGGAGCCGGCCGTCTTCTACCTGGATCCCCTCAAGGTGGTCAGGGTCGATGTGAGCGTCGAGCGGATCATGTACCGCTCCACCGACCGCCTCGGGAACCCCATTGCGGTCACCGGCACGGTCCTGGTCCCCAGGGCCGCGTACCACGGCCCGCGGCCGATCGTCGCGTTCGCCCCCGGTACCCAGGGGCTGGCGGACCAGTGCGCCCCCTCCCGCCAGATGGCCGCAGGGACCGAGTACGAGGCACTGCCCGTCAAAAGGCTCCTCGACCAGGGCTGGGCCGTGGTGGTGACCGACTACCAGGGGCTGGGCACGCCCGGAGTCCACACCTATATGAACCGCGTCGTGCAGGGCCACGCCGTCCTGGACTCCCTGCGCGCAGCCCAGCACCTACCGGGCACCGGCCTGCCCGAGGACGGCCCGGTTGCGCTCTACGGCTACTCGCAGGGTGGCGGCGCCACCGCCTCGGCCGCCGAACTCGCCCCCACCTACGCGCCCGAGCTGAAGATCCGAGGCGCGGTCGTCGGGGCTCCGCCCGCCGACATGGACAAGGTCGCCGGCAGCCTCGACGGCTCGGCCTACTCCGCGTTCTTCAACTACGCCCTGTCCGGTCTCGCCGCCGGGTACGGCATCAACACCGACCCGTACCTCAACGCGTACGGTCGCAGGGTCACCGCCGACCTGCGGGACAACCTGTGCACGACCCAGGCCATCGCCAAGTACCCCTTCCTGCAGTCCCGCTTCCTGACCGCCGACGGGCGCCCGCTGACCGAACTCCTCAAGCACGCCCCCTGGGCCGCGATCGTGGCCCAGCAGCAGCTGGGCAAGATCAAGCCCACCGCGCCGGTCCTGCTGTCCGCCAGCGTCCTGGACGACGTCATCCCGTACCAGGTCAGCAAGGACCTCAACACCCGATGGTGCCGCCTGGGCGCGCGGGTGAAGTTCACCCACAACTACATCCCCGGCCACATCGCCGCCTCGGCCGGAAACAGCAGCGAAGGTGTCCCCTGGCTCGTCGACCGCTTCGCCGACAAACCCGCGCCCACCACCTGCTGA
- a CDS encoding cytochrome P450: protein MSEHQTEARSAPGPQATVREPQPQPRLLPVDRPSPLEPPAEFQRLRTELPVAPLAFPDGPPGWLVTRYDDVRTALADPRLSSRRPHLNSHIRASLITTEEMAALRPSDLLTSDPPEHTRLRRLVNGQFTAHRMNLLAPRIQDIVDQHLDALAATPRPADLMTTVALPVPSLVISELLGVPFTDRDQYQRLTAELLSLDRTREQLLASKAEMKSYLLHLIHTKRSAPADDLLSGLIRAQASDTTLTDDEIAALAQLILIAGHETTANVIGLAALLLLRPPRLWDTVRLRPELVDGVIEETLRYATVLQFGLLRVAREPLTLAGRPVQAGERVVLHLPSANRDPDRFPGPDHFAPHRPDAAKHLSFGHGPHHCIGDQLARIELRTVLTTMLRRFPDLRLATDPDEIPTHQHRVIHGPIHLPVDFTP, encoded by the coding sequence GTGAGCGAGCACCAGACAGAGGCAAGGAGCGCCCCCGGGCCGCAAGCCACCGTCCGCGAGCCCCAACCCCAGCCCCGGCTCCTGCCCGTCGACCGGCCCTCCCCACTCGAACCACCCGCCGAGTTCCAGCGCCTGCGCACCGAGTTGCCCGTGGCACCGCTGGCCTTCCCCGACGGCCCGCCGGGCTGGCTGGTCACCCGCTACGACGACGTCCGCACAGCCCTCGCCGACCCCCGGCTCAGCTCGCGGCGCCCCCACCTCAACTCCCACATCCGGGCCAGCCTCATCACCACCGAGGAAATGGCCGCGCTGCGCCCCTCCGACCTGCTCACCAGCGACCCACCCGAACACACCCGACTGCGCCGCCTGGTCAACGGCCAGTTCACCGCCCACCGGATGAACCTCCTGGCCCCACGGATCCAGGACATCGTCGACCAGCACCTCGACGCCCTGGCCGCCACGCCCCGCCCAGCGGACCTGATGACCACCGTCGCCCTGCCCGTCCCCTCGCTGGTCATCAGCGAACTCCTCGGCGTCCCCTTCACCGACCGCGACCAGTACCAGCGCCTCACCGCCGAACTGCTCTCCCTGGACCGCACCCGGGAGCAACTCCTGGCCAGCAAGGCCGAAATGAAGTCCTACCTGCTGCACCTGATCCACACCAAACGGTCGGCGCCCGCCGACGACCTGCTCTCCGGCCTCATCCGGGCCCAGGCATCGGACACCACGCTGACCGATGACGAGATCGCCGCCCTCGCCCAACTCATCCTCATCGCCGGACACGAGACCACCGCCAACGTCATCGGCCTCGCCGCCCTCCTCCTGCTGCGCCCGCCCCGCCTGTGGGACACGGTGCGTCTCCGGCCCGAACTCGTCGACGGTGTCATCGAGGAAACCCTGCGCTACGCGACCGTCCTGCAATTCGGCCTGCTGCGCGTCGCCCGCGAACCCCTCACCCTCGCCGGCCGGCCCGTCCAGGCCGGTGAGCGGGTCGTCCTCCACCTGCCCTCCGCAAACCGTGACCCCGACCGCTTCCCCGGCCCCGACCACTTCGCCCCCCACCGCCCCGACGCCGCCAAACACCTCAGCTTCGGCCACGGCCCGCACCACTGCATCGGCGACCAACTCGCCCGCATCGAACTGCGCACCGTGCTCACCACGATGCTGCGCCGCTTCCCCGACCTGCGCCTGGCCACCGACCCGGACGAGATCCCGACCCACCAGCACCGGGTCATCCACGGTCCGATCCACCTCCCCGTGGACTTCACCCCCTGA
- a CDS encoding lipase family protein: MESRAPKPKKTTARQHSVPTPVRTGHGGGEAVAVGLESATTDPKLLLSASVLLADAALIAKQAGGEVTAALTDWRFPLRAARQPLWALGVVGSAVRALTNSAGLGFNAHGGLVGESARAVAGVSGRRPAAIAMAVDAFAMRINAAAADNPNLDSPQARRLADAALAGRPWETLRAAAALAEHFGVTRALTTVSPVIMELLALASLLDQNTFNDDFAWVTLAGGVPTTDPFLGLSSSLIGWLNPGPGRAERAEPDAILARVLARSSNDIVSYVDDIAALGNHGLALLRRVACQDGAVRYALLLPGTSFARLRNSTPQDVVGAMDGLLRTDTTYTRAVKQVLRRAGVPVGSALMVVGHSLGGITAMNLAMDVDFVATYRLTHVVTVGSPIDNKRPADGRTQVISLVNEHDVIPGLDGCGPASPTVIPEDWVELAWLDDAQDYPLSHAPQSYATALRESVPEYRRRVNDLIGAYDGTVVGNQLYRLRDR, from the coding sequence ATGGAATCCCGTGCCCCGAAACCGAAGAAGACCACCGCCCGGCAGCACAGCGTGCCGACGCCGGTGCGGACCGGGCATGGAGGTGGCGAGGCCGTCGCCGTTGGCCTGGAGTCGGCCACGACCGATCCGAAGCTCCTGCTCTCCGCGTCGGTACTGCTCGCTGACGCCGCGCTGATAGCCAAGCAGGCCGGTGGCGAGGTGACGGCCGCGCTGACTGACTGGCGCTTCCCGCTGCGGGCGGCGCGGCAGCCGCTGTGGGCGCTGGGGGTCGTGGGCTCGGCCGTCCGGGCGCTGACCAATTCCGCAGGGCTGGGATTCAACGCGCACGGCGGCCTGGTCGGGGAGTCGGCGCGGGCGGTGGCCGGTGTGTCGGGCCGCCGACCGGCGGCGATCGCCATGGCGGTGGACGCGTTCGCGATGCGGATCAACGCCGCCGCCGCGGACAACCCCAACCTGGACTCGCCCCAGGCACGCAGGCTCGCTGACGCCGCCCTCGCCGGGCGGCCGTGGGAGACCCTGCGGGCAGCGGCGGCACTGGCCGAGCACTTCGGCGTCACCAGGGCGCTGACCACGGTGAGCCCGGTCATCATGGAGCTGCTCGCGCTTGCCAGCCTGCTCGACCAGAACACCTTCAACGACGACTTCGCCTGGGTCACGCTGGCTGGAGGAGTGCCGACCACCGATCCGTTCCTCGGCCTGTCCAGCTCGCTCATCGGCTGGCTGAACCCGGGCCCGGGACGCGCTGAACGCGCTGAGCCCGATGCCATCCTGGCCCGGGTGCTGGCCCGCTCCAGCAACGACATCGTCAGTTACGTCGACGACATCGCCGCCCTGGGGAACCACGGCCTGGCGTTGCTGCGCCGGGTCGCCTGCCAGGACGGTGCGGTCCGGTACGCGCTGCTGTTGCCCGGGACGAGTTTCGCACGGTTGCGCAACAGTACGCCCCAGGACGTCGTCGGTGCCATGGACGGGCTGCTGCGCACCGACACCACCTACACCCGGGCCGTGAAGCAGGTCCTGCGGCGCGCCGGGGTTCCGGTCGGCTCCGCGCTGATGGTCGTCGGACACAGCCTGGGCGGGATCACCGCCATGAACCTGGCCATGGACGTGGACTTCGTGGCGACCTACCGGCTCACCCACGTCGTCACGGTCGGATCACCCATCGACAACAAGCGGCCGGCTGACGGCAGGACCCAGGTGATCAGCCTGGTCAACGAGCACGACGTGATCCCGGGACTGGACGGTTGCGGCCCGGCCTCGCCGACTGTCATTCCCGAGGACTGGGTCGAGCTGGCCTGGCTCGACGACGCACAGGACTATCCGCTGTCCCATGCCCCGCAGTCCTACGCCACGGCTCTGCGCGAGTCGGTGCCTGAGTACCGCCGTCGGGTCAACGACCTGATCGGCGCCTATGACGGCACCGTCGTCGGCAACCAGCTCTACCGACTGCGCGACCGGTGA